The Fuerstiella sp. nucleotide sequence CGGCGTGACGGTTCCCGCATTTACGGTTCGTCGAGCGAGTACCGAAGTTGAAATGAACTTCGGTGAAACGATGGTGCTGGCGGGGCTGATCTCGCGACGCAATGACGCGACGACTGCAAAAATACCGTTTTTTGGTGAACTTCCGTGGATAGGTGCGGCCTTCAGCCGAAAGCGATATTCCGAGGCCGAAACAGAACTGATCATTCTGATTACACCCGAACACACGGCTCCCATGTCACCCGAACAGGTTCCGTCCGGTGGTCCTGGTAAGTTCACGGATAACGTGACTGACAAAGAATTGTATTTTCACCACCTGCTTGAGGTTCCGAAGTACGGTGATGAATGCCACAACTGTACGACCTGCCAGGAGCAGGGTTCATGCCGGCAGCATCCCGCCGGGTGCCCGGACTGTGGTGATAATGATGGCGGTCACGTGAATAACCAGCCGGTATTCTCCGGAACGTTACAACGTGAATCCGCGGCAGAGACGTCGGAAAAAACGTTCATACGTCCTGCAGCGTTTTCATCCACACATCGAAAGAACAAACCCGTCTCCGGGAACTTGATTGTTCCGGAGTTACAGTCAACCCAGTAACGGCAGAAGATCTGTTGGCCGGCTGTTCATCCGGAAGTCAGCGTGGCTGTTTGATCACAGGTCTCATCACTTCCGGACAGCGTGCCTGGTCAGCTCAGATAATTTTCTGAAACGTCCTCTGCCCATCGGATTTCAACATGAAGAGTGTTCTTCGAGTCGCAACTGTTGATCCCAGTGAGGATTCGCGCAATGCGCTGAAAAATCTGCTGCTGGGAATTGATACTGTGTGGCTGGAAGCGGAATGCTCCCGCTATGAATTTTTTCTGGATGTTATCCAGCAGACACAGCCTGATATGGCTCTTGTGAATGTCGATTCCGATCCGGCGGAAGCCATACGGATGATCGCCGACATCAGTGCGGATGCTGCTCAGTGCGCTGTACTCGTGGTCAGCAGTTCTCAGGAAGGCAGTCTGATTCTTCAGGTGATGCGAAGCGGAGCCCGTGAGTTTCTGAATCAGCCTCTGCAGCTGGATGACTTCGTTGCCGCGCTGGACCGTATTCGCGGATCCCGGCTGACTGCATCCGGTGACGCCGGGATGGAGGCGGGAAAAATCATCACTGTGGCAGGTGTTGGCGGAGGTGTCGGCAGCACCGCCGTCGCCGTCAATACGGCCGCCGAATTTGCTCAGATTCCGGGCAATTCTCCCGTTGTCATTGATCTGGACCTGACACTGGGTGATGTGGATGTGTGGCTGGATATTATTCCGGACTACACCTTGCGGGATGTTTCGGAAAACATCGGGCGACTGGATTATGCGCTTTTGAAACGATCGCTCACCCGACATGACTGCGGCGTGTTTTTACTGCCGCGACCCGTGGAACTTGAAGGTCAGGATTTGGTCCGCACAGATGACCTGAGACGAATACTGGCGTTACTCAAAGCCACGTTTTCACACCTGATCATCGATGTAAGTAAGTCTTTCGGTCCTCTGGACCTGTTGGCGATGGAGGTCAGTGACGAGATTTTGCTGGTCACACAACTTGATCTGTCGTGTCTGCGAAATGTTGTCCGCATCATTCAGCATCTCAATCAGAACAGCGGCCTCGACAGTAAAGTGCAGATTATTGTCAACCGCATGGGACTGGAAGACAGCGACATCAGTATCAACAAGGCATTGGAAACGATCGGTCGTGAAGTTTTCTGGCAGCTTCCCAACGACTATCCAACCATGATTGGTTCGCGTAATAACGGCCGGCCGCTGTGTCAGTATTCACCGAAAGCCCGGCTGACTCGCAGTATTAACGATCTGACGACCCGCCTGTCCTTTAACGAAGAATCCCGGATGGAAGCGTCAGAGGCTGAGAAGAAAAAAAGCGGGCTCTTCGGACTGTTTTCACGCTAACAGACGTACGGCAGGCACCGTTCCCCCTGCAGCCCGCTGCAGTGTCACGTCACAACACTGCTGACCTTTGACAGTCCGGTCGTCAGCCGGGGCGTTCAAAGTGTTGTTGTGTGCAGTGAATCCGGCAGCTACGGACACCTCAAACTCGCGGCTGTCTCAGGAAAAACGAATTGTGGCTGTGGCCGGCTACGCATGCCCAATTGAATCGGGTATCGTTCACTGATCCGCTGTTGCGCGGGACCGACGTCACTGCACAGGAATCGTTCATCATGCCCATTGTCCTTCGGATGCATCACGTGGGACGTTCGTTCGACGGTCCCGGCGGTTCGGTTTCGATTCTGTCCCACGTTGATCTTGAACTGCGGTCCGGTGAAGCCGTTGCCATTGGCGGACCGTCCGGCTGCGGCAAGAGTACGCTGTTGCTGATGGCCGGAACACTGGACACCCCGTCAAGCGGTGTCGTTGAAATCCTCGGCGAAAACCCGTGGATCCTGTCGGCGGGCCGGCTGGCGCGATTTCGTAACCAGCACATCGGGTTTGTGTTTCAGGAACACCGTCTGCTGCCACAGTTGAATGTCCTTGAGAATGTGCTGATTCCGTTGCTGTCGGGGTTTGAGGCCGACAAACCGGCAGCGGAGAAACGAGCCAAAGAACTGCTGGATCGGGTGGGGCTGAAGGATCGTCTGAATCATCGACCTGCTGCACTGTCCGGCGGTGAACGTCAGAGAGTAGCCGTCTGTCGGGCACTCGTTCTGCAGCCGTCGCTGTTGCTTGCCGATGAACCAACCGGCAATCTGGATCCTCAGACCGCCGAAATTATCGGTAAACTGTTGCTGGATGTTGCCGCAGAAAATGAGACCGGTTTGTTGTGTGTCACTCACAGCGCTTCTCTGGCCACATCATTTCCTCAGCGAATGACGCTGCACGAAGGGCGCCTGGTGAAGGCAGATCACGCAGCAGCTTCGCATCACTGACGACTCTGCGGCACAGGTTGGATGATCTTTTGTTGTGCTGTCAGGAAACCTTCTTCGTCCGATCTCTGTTTTTGTTTGCGGGCCTGTGCCCGGAACAGCATAACGTCGGACAATTTGATCTTACCGTTGACACCCAGCCTCCGGCGCGCCTGTATGAGTCTGCCCCGCACATCCTGCAGGCCTGAATGTTGATTTGACCGTAATTCCGTTTAATTTGGACCTGGTGCGGCAACCCGAATGTCTTGAATTCTCAATCAAAGACGCCACCATGCTGACGCGTATCTCCAAAGCGGTTGCCCGACGTCTGCTGTCCCGCGAAGGGTATTATTTTTTTCGTGCGTATCTCGACCTGGATGAGCCACACGTCCGGGACCAGCCACGGGTCATGGCTGCCTACAGCACATCGGGCTCACGAGACCTGGACTTGATGTACCACCCGACTGACAGGGAGTGCGTTATCGACGGATCGCTGAAGATCGTCTCCAGTGACTATGTGCGCCGCTGTCATCTTGACGTTATCTCCGGCTATTTGCCTGACAGAGGAAGAGTACTTGAAGTTGGCTGTGGCAATGCGATCAATCTCATTGAACTCAGAAAAATGAACCCGAACCTTGAGTTCTTTGGCGTTGATTACGTTCCGCAGCGATTGGAGCAGGCGCAAAAGTATTTTGGTGCTGACCTTGATGGAATCCATCTGCAGGAAGGTGATGTTCAACATCTTGATTTTAATGACAAATCGTTCGATGTCGTGTTTTCGATTCACTGCCTCGAGCAATGTGAGAGAATTCTTTCGAAGGCTGTGTCGGAAATTTTGCGCGTTGCGAAAAAGGTGGTACACATCGAACCGGATTTTCAAAATTCGAATTATGCTCAGAGAAAATTTCTGAAATCACGGGACTACCTTCGGTCTCTGAGGCGGGAGTTGCTGGCGCATTCGGACTGGAAGACGACCGTTTCAGGTCTGGATACCTATTTCAATCCGTTGAACCGTTCAGGACTGTTTGTTTCGTCTCCGCCAGTTTCTGAAGCCCGTTAACCGCACCCCTGGCAATCACCATTGACAAGCCTGAACCTGCGACCGGCGTCAGCTGACATCGGTGGATGAGGTGAGGATGAAAGCGGTTCAGGACTGCTCGCTGTTAACTGACGTCGGACGGAAACAGTTTAATGAGCAGGTTGCCGGTCGGGGTGTGTGAAGGTGTCAGGCCGCTTATCTGAAACCGTAACGACTGAGCGTATCCGTGATACATGTTTGAATGTGCACAAAGACGGACAGCAGAACCCTGGCTATTGTTTCACCAATGAAAAAACAAATACGCCCGGCAGGATTCGAACCTGCGACCTACGGTTTAGAAGATGGAGCGGGCCTGTTCATTGTTTCCACAGACTAGGGAAATCATTGACGGCGCAACCTCAAACTTCTCCGCTGCACCCATGGCTTCCATGGGCCAAGGTACATTTTGAGGTACATTTTTCTTTAGAATACGACGCGGCTAGCTCGACGGAGTGAAATCGTTTTCATGGACTGATGCCGACGAAACCAAACGCATTGAGGAGGATCGAACCAGTGAAACACATCACCCTTGGAATTCTTTTCTGTTTGGCTATTGGTTGTGGCAGTGGCGATAGTTCAACATTGACTCAATCAACACTGAGATCACTTGAGGATGGGATGACACTAAAAGAGGTCGAAGGAATTTTAGGAACAGATCACACGACTGTTGGGGACTTCGGCCCTGCAGCGACACATCAATGGGTAACAGGTGAAGGTGATTCAACACGAACCATCGTCGTCAATTTCACTGACGGCAAATTATCAATGAAGGTGGGCACGAACCTCCCCAATGACTGATCCAACGTTTTGAGGTACAGACGCGGCTAGGCTGATCCCCGAACCCGGTTTTCCTGAACCGCTGCCGCGTCAGTTTTTTTTTTCAGGAGTTCGGATTCAGGAGCCGAGCTGTGGACACGGAAGAAGAACGCAAGTTTTTTGACTGGTTGAGGGAATGGTGGTACCTCTTTTCCTCTTGGATTGAAGATCCAGAGCCAGTCGAAGACGACACGTACAAAATCGCATTGCTGCCGGACACTGTTCGCGGCCAAGACGTCCGTCCGATTAAGAATTTGCGACGCGCCATGATCGCTCAATTTCATGGTGGCTGGGACTATATCACCGGGCCGTCCTTAGAGCGTGACGAGCTGGCAAAACTCGCAAGCGAAGCATGGACTGTTTATCAGCGACTGCACTCGCCCGGTGCAGAACAAGAGCAACAGTCAGAAATGGTGAAGACGGTGACGGGGCTTGAGCTGCCGCGAAATGAATTCACCGAGGAAGCCCGACGCACCGGCGCTTGGTGTCAGATTTTGGCCCCCCATAATGGTGGCGAGCCATTGAGTACATCACACTGGCACTGCCGCACGAGGGGCAAAAAGGGTGAGTTGATTCGTATCTGTCAAACGAAGAATCAGTACTTCATCGTCCACCTTGACGAGATCCCGGACAACCTAAAAAAGAAGGTGCAACGGGAGCGATACCTTTCTGCAAACAAGGTTTCGTAAACCGTTCGTCCCCCGTTCGTCCCCCGTTCGTCCCCCGTTCGTCCGCTCTCTATCAAGGCCGCCAGAAACCCTCTGGCAGGCTTTTTTTTATGCGCTAAGGTTCCGGCAATGCAGCGGAAGCAATGGGCTTCACGGTGTTTTGAGAACCTGAAGATGGAGCGTGAGAATGGATGAGGTACAGAGGGATAAATTCGGACGGGTACTGGCACCCGATGGAATGCCGCTGGGCGGTAATGCCCGTGTGAATGAGGTGGCTGCTGTTAGCGGCCTGCGGCGGAGCAAACTGTATTCGATGTGTGAAGCCGGTGAGCTGGCCAGTGTTCGTGTCGGCCGCACAGTTTTGATTCCGTGGAGGGCAGTCCGCAGCGTGCTTTTGGAACCGGGGGTGCAATCATGAGCCGTAGACGTAACCGGCCGAAACGTGTGGCAATGTCAGCCTGGTCAAAGGACAGCGGCCAGTGGCCTACATTTGAAGATCTCATCGACGAACTATGCCATGCGCACGATCACGGAGTATGTACGCTGTATGCCGGCCTGGAGTGGAACTTAGACGTGGAAGTCGTTGAGGCAATTCTGAAACTTAGCGGCCGCAAACTACGGAAGGAATCTGTCTGATGGAATACGAACCGCTCGCGTGGCTGGATGCACAGGACACGCAATAAAAACACCTCGGCCAGTGAATCGCCTGGCCGAGGCTTTGAATCAACAGCTATATAGGAGCTGAGATGATGAACATTGTAACAAAACAAAGTAGAGAAGTCGCTTTGTCTGAATCAATACCCGTGGAATTGAAGGAGCGTCCACAGTGGGTTTTATGGAAAAACGTATCACGGAATGGTGACGTCTCTAAGCGGCCTTACAGCGTCACGGGGGAGGATGCCAAATCGAATGATCCCGAAACGTGGGCTACATTCGAAGCGGTCGTCGATGCATTCGATCCCGAACGATACGCGGGCATCGGATACACGTTTTGTGAAGACGATCCATTTGTCGGCGTCGATCTCGATGGTTGTCGTAACCCAGTGGATGGCTCACTAACACCGTGGGCGCAGGAAATCATTAATCAGTGTGACACTTACACTGAAGTCTCACCCTCACAAACCGGCGTAAAGCTGTTTTGTCGTTCATCCACCCAACCGCCCAAAGGAAAAAACAAGAGGCTGCCGGGTGAACCTATTGACGGCAAAACACCCGGCGTAGAAGTCTATTCTCGCGGGCGTTATTTCACGGTGACGGGGGACTTGCTGAACGGCCATCCTTACATTACCGATTGCACTTCACAGGTTGGTAACTTACTGGAAAAGCACTGGCCACACGTTTCCAAAGCTGGACAGGTAACGACTCAGCTACCGGCGTTTTCAGACGATCATGTCATGGAACGTGCAAGGAAATACGTTGCGAAGATGCCCGGAGCCGTGAGTGGGCAATCTGGGCACAACCAAACGTTCGCTGTGGCGTGCAAATTAGTTCAGGGTTTCGATCTGTCCCAGCAACAGGCTTTAATGATCATGCGGGAGTTCAGCTCACGGTGCGAACCGCCGTGGACTGAATCAGACATGTGCCACAAAGTCGAAGACGCCGACAAACAACCAGGTGAGCGAGGTTATCTGCTAAGAGCCTCACACTCTCGTAGGGAAGACGAAAGTGACGAGAGGATGGTTTGTACGTTCGCGGGTGTGGATGTTGCGGAGCATTGGCACCTGATCGACGAGCCGACACAGTGGCTCGTGAATGACGTCTTCGCATGTGGCCAACCTACGATCGTGGGAGCAAAGCAAAAGAGCCTCAAAACGACACTGATGGCGGATCTCGCCGTTTGTTTTGCGACTGGGTTTCCATGGCTGCGAAAGTTCGAAGTACCAAAGCAGCGTCGCATCCTGGTAATCACCGGAGAGGCGTCGCTGAAGTCAGCACTGAAGAAGATCGGACAGGCAGCTGACTCACTCAACGTGAAGCCCGAACAACTCAAGGGGTGGGTAAGAGTGGAAGCAGTGGACTTCCCGACTTTACCCCGGCAGGAAGATTGTGACGCTGTAGCGTTGGCCATCCACGAGTACGACATTGACGTTTGTATTCTTGATCCGCTCTACATGGGCCTGGAGGGACTGAACACCGCGAATCTCACGGAGGTTGGCCCAGCCATGCGACGATTCATGGCGGCGTGCAAACCGGCTGAAGTAATCATTTGCCACCACGTGAAGAAAACTGCCAGCTTTGACGATGCTCCCAATCTCGAAGACCTAAGCCAGGCAGGTATCGCTGAATTCGCTGGCAATTATTGGCTCATGGGACGAATGAGCGAATACATGGGAGACGGCCAGCATGAAATCGCCATTAGGACAGGTGGCCGAGACGATCAGTTCCACCTTCTACAAATGAATTTTAACGAGATCTTGTGGCAAGCCGATTTTGTGGACCTCCAGGAACACCGAGAAAAACGAATAGCCGACAGACAAACAAAAAAACACGAAGCTGAAGCCAA carries:
- a CDS encoding AAA family ATPase; the protein is MNIVTKQSREVALSESIPVELKERPQWVLWKNVSRNGDVSKRPYSVTGEDAKSNDPETWATFEAVVDAFDPERYAGIGYTFCEDDPFVGVDLDGCRNPVDGSLTPWAQEIINQCDTYTEVSPSQTGVKLFCRSSTQPPKGKNKRLPGEPIDGKTPGVEVYSRGRYFTVTGDLLNGHPYITDCTSQVGNLLEKHWPHVSKAGQVTTQLPAFSDDHVMERARKYVAKMPGAVSGQSGHNQTFAVACKLVQGFDLSQQQALMIMREFSSRCEPPWTESDMCHKVEDADKQPGERGYLLRASHSRREDESDERMVCTFAGVDVAEHWHLIDEPTQWLVNDVFACGQPTIVGAKQKSLKTTLMADLAVCFATGFPWLRKFEVPKQRRILVITGEASLKSALKKIGQAADSLNVKPEQLKGWVRVEAVDFPTLPRQEDCDAVALAIHEYDIDVCILDPLYMGLEGLNTANLTEVGPAMRRFMAACKPAEVIICHHVKKTASFDDAPNLEDLSQAGIAEFAGNYWLMGRMSEYMGDGQHEIAIRTGGRDDQFHLLQMNFNEILWQADFVDLQEHREKRIADRQTKKHEAEA
- a CDS encoding ABC transporter ATP-binding protein; translation: MPIVLRMHHVGRSFDGPGGSVSILSHVDLELRSGEAVAIGGPSGCGKSTLLLMAGTLDTPSSGVVEILGENPWILSAGRLARFRNQHIGFVFQEHRLLPQLNVLENVLIPLLSGFEADKPAAEKRAKELLDRVGLKDRLNHRPAALSGGERQRVAVCRALVLQPSLLLADEPTGNLDPQTAEIIGKLLLDVAAENETGLLCVTHSASLATSFPQRMTLHEGRLVKADHAAASHH
- a CDS encoding pilus assembly protein CpaE, whose translation is MKSVLRVATVDPSEDSRNALKNLLLGIDTVWLEAECSRYEFFLDVIQQTQPDMALVNVDSDPAEAIRMIADISADAAQCAVLVVSSSQEGSLILQVMRSGAREFLNQPLQLDDFVAALDRIRGSRLTASGDAGMEAGKIITVAGVGGGVGSTAVAVNTAAEFAQIPGNSPVVIDLDLTLGDVDVWLDIIPDYTLRDVSENIGRLDYALLKRSLTRHDCGVFLLPRPVELEGQDLVRTDDLRRILALLKATFSHLIIDVSKSFGPLDLLAMEVSDEILLVTQLDLSCLRNVVRIIQHLNQNSGLDSKVQIIVNRMGLEDSDISINKALETIGREVFWQLPNDYPTMIGSRNNGRPLCQYSPKARLTRSINDLTTRLSFNEESRMEASEAEKKKSGLFGLFSR
- a CDS encoding helix-turn-helix domain-containing protein, whose product is MDEVQRDKFGRVLAPDGMPLGGNARVNEVAAVSGLRRSKLYSMCEAGELASVRVGRTVLIPWRAVRSVLLEPGVQS
- a CDS encoding class I SAM-dependent methyltransferase produces the protein MLTRISKAVARRLLSREGYYFFRAYLDLDEPHVRDQPRVMAAYSTSGSRDLDLMYHPTDRECVIDGSLKIVSSDYVRRCHLDVISGYLPDRGRVLEVGCGNAINLIELRKMNPNLEFFGVDYVPQRLEQAQKYFGADLDGIHLQEGDVQHLDFNDKSFDVVFSIHCLEQCERILSKAVSEILRVAKKVVHIEPDFQNSNYAQRKFLKSRDYLRSLRRELLAHSDWKTTVSGLDTYFNPLNRSGLFVSSPPVSEAR